TCCAGGAAGAATCAGATTTTTAATCTTATCTATTTCAGCAAAATAGTCAGATGATGTTTTATATATGTTCGAAATTGATTTGTCAATGCCAAGCCCTAAAAGAAATGCTCCTTGCTGGCAAAATCCAATTGTTTTTATGCCTAACTCCTCCGCCCATTTCTTTACTGATGAAAAATTCACATGAGCAGTAATATCCTGCTCTCCAATGTTTTGATATGGATCTTCGCTGATTTGGTGTTTGTAATAGCATAGAAGGGTGCCTCTGTTTCTTTCTTCACTATAGTAATCCCATGAAGGATAGCCATAGTCTATTGTTAAAATAAAGCCTTCTTTTAAAATCTCACTTATTTCTTTCAGCCATTTTTTGATTTCAAGGTTTGTTTCTGTTCTATAGCCATTTTCAAGTTTAGTTGAGAATTCTCTCAGGTAATTTATTATTTCAATTGTGCTTGGTTTTTGCTTCAGCTCGGCAAGATTTTCGCCATCTGATTTAATAAATATTTCTTTGATTCCATTTTCCATCTCTATTAAGTGAACTGGAAATGAGTCAAGAAGCTCGTTCGACAAGATACATCCTTTTATCTCGCTAAGCTCTTTGATGGAAGATTTCCAGATAACCTTATCATCAAATTCAGAAAGAAGTTTTTTTTGTTCTTCCTTCATTGCTGGATTTATTTCAATAATTATGTATTTAATGTTTTTGTAGATATTACGTGGTTTCTGTCCTCTGATTTTTACTCCTGAAAAATATTCAAGAATGTCTTTGCATAAATAACCAACTCCAGAGCCAATTTCAATAATATTGAAATCATCTGGTTTTTCCATAAGCATCCACATTTCTTCAATCTGTTTGCCGAGCATTGCACCAAATATAGGGTGAAGATGAGAGCTTGTGTAAAAATCACCGTATCTTCCAATCCTTGCTTCTTCTGATGTGTAGTATCCAAACCCAGGCTCGAATAAGACCATTTTCATGAAAGTCTTAAAAGTAACAGGGCCGTCTTTTCTTATTTTATCTATAATTTTTTGTTTAACCGCATTCATATCAACATTATAGCTTTGCCTTGCTCTGCAAGCAACTTTAAATCAAATGCTTTTTATCAATAATGAAAGCTATATTTGACAAACCACATAACAAAAAAGTAATTTAAACAATGATCGCAATTGTAGATTACGGA
The nucleotide sequence above comes from Nitrospiraceae bacterium. Encoded proteins:
- a CDS encoding SAM-dependent methyltransferase, with translation MNAVKQKIIDKIRKDGPVTFKTFMKMVLFEPGFGYYTSEEARIGRYGDFYTSSHLHPIFGAMLGKQIEEMWMLMEKPDDFNIIEIGSGVGYLCKDILEYFSGVKIRGQKPRNIYKNIKYIIIEINPAMKEEQKKLLSEFDDKVIWKSSIKELSEIKGCILSNELLDSFPVHLIEMENGIKEIFIKSDGENLAELKQKPSTIEIINYLREFSTKLENGYRTETNLEIKKWLKEISEILKEGFILTIDYGYPSWDYYSEERNRGTLLCYYKHQISEDPYQNIGEQDITAHVNFSSVKKWAEELGIKTIGFCQQGAFLLGLGIDKSISNIYKTSSDYFAEIDKIKNLILPGTIGETHKVMIQYKGHRKPELKGFSIKNQLNNL